The proteins below are encoded in one region of Candidatus Acidiferrales bacterium:
- a CDS encoding Hsp20/alpha crystallin family protein — protein sequence MTNLVVRDNFFQDLFDFRRDFDQIFNRILLGKPMLSEQFVPNKEFDFLPAVESYVDKDGKKFICRVSLPGIEPKDVEIQAKENLLTIKGERKITRAAKEVDLMDEEIMYGAFERTFTLPEGVLTDKLTAEYQNGMLEITAPVAVAALPRKVEIKVVPISKQMAA from the coding sequence GTGACGAATCTGGTAGTCCGGGATAATTTTTTCCAGGATCTTTTCGACTTCCGCCGCGATTTTGATCAGATCTTCAACCGCATCCTGCTCGGAAAGCCAATGCTTTCGGAGCAATTTGTTCCCAATAAGGAATTCGACTTTCTGCCAGCGGTGGAGTCGTATGTCGATAAGGACGGCAAGAAATTCATCTGCCGCGTGTCCCTGCCCGGCATCGAGCCGAAAGATGTCGAAATTCAAGCCAAGGAAAACCTGCTGACGATCAAGGGCGAGAGAAAGATCACTCGCGCGGCCAAAGAAGTTGATCTGATGGACGAAGAGATTATGTACGGCGCATTCGAGCGTACGTTCACTCTTCCCGAAGGTGTCCTCACTGACAAACTCACTGCCGAATATCAGAATGGCATGCTGGAAATCACGGCGCCCGTCGCCGTCGCGGCTCTGCCGCGAAAGGTGGAAATCAAAGTGGTCCCGATTTCCAAGCAGATGGCCGCCTGA